From the Manis javanica isolate MJ-LG chromosome 13, MJ_LKY, whole genome shotgun sequence genome, one window contains:
- the CASP8AP2 gene encoding CASP8-associated protein 2 isoform X3, whose protein sequence is MATDDDNGDGTSLFDVFSDSSSKSCVPSRNCLDLYEEILTEEGTAKEATYNDLQVEYGKCQLQMKELMKKFKDIQTQNFSLKNENQSLKKNISALIKTARVEINRKDEEINNLHQRLSEFPHFRNNHKAARTSDIVKTKDLKSRSPNMDDCSKTDHRAKSDVSKGVHHSTSLPNLEKEGKSHSEKKSTLHLPTTVEKHCTNGSWSRTHYPVSEGSAKEDNRRGRKDIRHSQYSRGTDRIRKDLNTSGGDGEPRNTEAGQRLQGRTEKYGKGEPKAESKNSKFKSNTDLDYKSEHISSSWEKEISRERSHSRVESQTDKKLERQSERLQSTNRKELKSQDKEERKVDQTPKSVVKDQDHWRRSERASLPHSKNEITKSSYNCSKYHLEERRGREECKRDRGVSNHSFQEGRCPSSLSTSRTHKYLDSREVDAVHQWENTPLKAERHRTEDKRIRERESKEENRHMRNEKRTPIEHFQKTNKETKKTISDLKRQNEPKNDKGDVSNNDVSEGVDNKELAVKAESGPNETKKKDLKLSFMEKLNLTLSPAKKQPVSQDNQHKITNTPKSSGIGDLESLVQTETVTCVPSVRGHITEDNKSEVLEPKDVLTAPSESRTSIPERKIEEENCLFVKSVENASHCVMPVPICDAETSFPAPVEMEQTESLLPSTEMEQIINGAAVPVAVDILQTSVSQNFDLELDNKRNDLSSCSISEGREMKEAFSTEVAKSNDSILQPSIEEAGSLPVVLSEDVNPKFEPSLVDTPRVEGKFCHLESCLPKETLESSLPHTELMDHRMEIGETNSVCHDDENSVLSIDLNHLRPIPEAISPLNSPLRPIAKVIRLESPSRIPLYNNSHKDVFPPNSAHSTSKSPSNLNKENQKPVHKSDKFSVTDSHKNLSSDELEEGEIKSDSEKSKPQKSYEKSAKPKASTEVRNTKIRKSTVHLHKDSGKTSLKIHQTESKWNKRQSESSRSSKTEKKNKTVSTSSLEKIVPIASAPSSIREVMHMLRMIRKHVRKNYMKFKVKFSLIQFHRIIESAVLSLTSLIKHLDLSKISKSVTTLQKNLCDVIESKLKQVKKNGIVDRLFEQQLPGMKKKLWKFVDEQLDYLFAKLKKILRKFCDSINFGSDDEGRLEKINKGKAQYSNCQKENRDNCSKEMLKQKSPKSEGFVYCKSLLGSKKSEEKHGQNNSNINTIKHDIKKSLNTCSDNMKISHSEEHSLELKCPSTPKPGKSEGGVIEDAQTSQHAALKPERSFEILTEQQASSLTFNLVSDAQMGEIFKSLLQDSDLLDSSVNCNEKSEWELKTPEKQLLESLKCESMPACTTEELVAGEGSPCPKMISDDNWSLLSSEKGPSLSSGLALPVHPDVLDESCMFEVSTNIASSKDHVCNSEKSKPYISSILLEDLAVSLTVPSPLKSDGHLSFLKPEVLSSSTPEEVISAHFSEDALLEEEDASEQDIHLALESDNSSSKSSCSSSWTNWSVVPGFQYHPDLPMHAVIMEKSNDHFVVKIRRTAASTPPGLKQNMVADEALASLPRVGKETDEAAEKECSPCQNGAFKAVELNNSNKNVGGSELAHEEEDCMIQTQVPDIYEFLKDASDKVGHSNEVAAECFELHQVWEPKVPGNIEELPPVEEIPHSVEDHLSNTYIDLTKGPVTETKNLGEFVEVTVLNIDQLECSSGNLDQNVQILDPMQPDNVGAFIDLTEDVSSESKTEGDPPALAVEHLECQVICVDEDNCKEETVQEASRPLECVVEEAYIDLTSESPSSYEEKKDDLKPESPSNSDNSVLLGASDNAHKKRKSFSDLNDSQKKQRKETDLTSREKTKQSTQDSGENGEAHQRKASKRKAPAVTKVSSSLKGSPGIKDPPETPATSTSLSAKNIIKKKGEIIVSWTRNDDREILLECQKKGPSLKTFSYLAAKLNKNSNQVSERFQQLMKLFEKSKCR, encoded by the exons ATTGTCTGAGTTTCCACATTTTCGAAATAATCATAAAGCTGCAAGGACATCAGATATAGTTAAAACAAAAGATCTTAAATCCAGATCTCCCAATATGGATGATTGCTCAAAGACTGATCACAGAGCAAAAAGTGATGTTTCTAAAGGTGTACATCATAGCACTTCACTGCCAAAccttgaaaaggaagggaaatcACATTCTGAGAAAAAAAGTACTTTGCATTTGCCTACAACTGTTGAAAAACACTGCACCAATGGCAGTTGGTCACGTACCCATTATCCAGTTAGTGAGGGCAGCGCAAAGGAGGATAATAGACGAGGGAGAAAAGATATTAGACATAGTCAGTATAGCAGGGGAACTGACAGAATACGAAAAGACTTAAATACTAGCGGTGGTGATGGTGAACCGAGGAACACGGAGGCTGGTCAAAGGCTTCAGGGACGAACTGAGAAATATGGTAAAGGTGAACCAAAGGCTGAAAGCAAAAATTCAAAGTTTAAAAGTAACACAGATTTGGATTATAAAAGTGAACACATTAGTTCTTCTTGGGAAAAAGAGATCTCTAGAGAAAGGTCACACAGTCGAGTAGAATCTCAAACTGACAAAAAACTAGAAAGACAAAGTGAAAGATTACAAAGtacaaatagaaaagaacttaaatcacaagacaaagaagagagaaaagttgATCAAACACCTAAATCAGTAGTAAAAGACCAGGATCATTGGAGAAGATCTGAACGAGCATCACTTCCTCATTCTAAGAACGAAATAACAAAATCTTCTTACAATTGCAGTAAATACCATctagaagagagaagaggaagggaagagtgTAAAAGAGACAGGGGTGTAAGTAATCATAGTTTTCAAGAAGGAAGGTGTCCATCCTCTCTTTCAACAAGTAGAACTCACAAATACTTGGACTCCAGGGAAGTTGATGCTGTGCACCAATGGGAAAATACACCTTTAAAAGCAGAAAGGCATAGAACTGAAGATAAGAGGATAAGAGAACgagaaagcaaagaagaaaataggcatatgagaaatgaaaaaagaacacCTATAGAACATTTTCAGAAGACTaacaaagaaactaagaaaaccatTTCTGATTTAAAGAGACAGAATGAGCCAAAAAATGATAAAGGTGATGTTTCTAATAATGATGTTTCTGAAGGAGTGGATAATAAAGAGCTTGCAGTTAAAGCAGAGAGTGgtccaaatgaaacaaaaaagaaagacttaAAGTTGAGTTTTATGGAAAAGTTGAACTTAACTCTTTCTCCTGCTAAAAAGCAACCTGTTTCTCAGGATAATCAACATAAAATAACCAATACTCCCAAATCCAGTGGCATAGGTGATTTGGAGTCCCTGGTGCAGACTGAAACAGTGACGTGTGTTCCTTCTGTCCGTGGACATATCACAGAGGATAATAAATCAGAAGTACTGGAACCAAAGGATGTGCTTACAGCACCATCTGAATCCAGGACCAGTAtcccagaaagaaaaatagaagaagaaaattgTTTGTTTGTTAAATCTGTTGAGAATGCTTCACATTGTGTCATGCCTGTGCCCATCTGTGATGCAGAGACTTCCTTTCCAGCACCTGTGGAAATGGAACAAACAGAATCTTTGTTGCCATCAACAGAAATGGAACAAATCATTAATGGTGCAGCAGTTCCTGTGGCAGTGGACATATTACAAACAAGTGTTTCTCAGAACTTTGACTTGGAATTGGATAACAAAAGAAATGATTTAAGTTCTTGTAGTATTTCTGAAGGTAGGGAAATGAAGGAGGCTTTTTCAACAGAAGTGGCCAAATCCAATGACAGCATTTTGCAGCCCTCAATTGAAGAAGCTGGAAGTTTACCAGTAGTCCTTTCAGAAGATGTCAACCCAAAATTTGAGCCTTCTCTTGTAGATACACCACGGGTTGAGGGTAAGTTTTGTCATTTGGAGTCTTGCTTACCTAAAGAGACTCTGGAATCTTCTCTTCCGCATACTGAGTTAATGGACCACAGGATGGAAATTGGTGAAACAAACTCAGTCTGTCATGATGATGAGAACTCAGTTCTGAGCATTGATCTTAATCACCTGAGACCTATTCCAGAAGCCATCAGTCCTCTGAATAGTCCACTGAGACCTATAGCAAAAGTTATTAGACTGGAAAGCCCATCTCGAATTCCATTATATAATAACAGTCATAAAG ATGTGTTTCCACCAAATTCAGCTCATTCTACCTCCAAGAGTCCGTCTAAtctcaataaagaaaatcaaaaacCAGTTCACAAATCTGACAAATTTTCAGTAACAGACTCCCATAAGAATTTATCTTCAGATGAATTAGAAGAGGGAGAAATTAAAAGTGACAGTGAAAAATCTAAACCACAAAAAAGTTATGAGAAAAGTGCCAAACCTAAAGCTTCTACTGAAGTGCGGAATACAAAAATTAGGAAAAGTACTGTGCATTTGCACAAAGACAGTGGAAAAACATCTCTAAAAATCCATCAGACTGAAAGCAAATGGAATAAAAGACAAAGTGAATCTAGCAgatcttccaaaacagaaaagaaaaataagacagtgAGCACCTCCAGCCTAGAAAAAATTGTTCCAATTGCTTCTGCACCCTCTTCTATACGAGAGGTTATGCATATGTTACGAATGATAAGAAAACATGTAaggaaaaattacatgaaattcaaagtaaaattttcatTAATACAATTTCATAGAATCATTGAGTCAGCAGTTTTGAGTCTTACATCACTAATTAAACACCTTGACTTATCCAAAATCTCTAAGTCAGTAACTACTTTGCAGAAGAATCTCTGTGATGTTATAGAATCCAAACTTAAGCAAGTTAAAAAGAATGGCATAGTAGATCGTTTATTTGAACAGCAACTACCaggtatgaaaaaaaaattgtggaaatTTGTAGATGAACAACTTGATTATTTGTTTGCTAAGCTTAAGAAAATCTTAAGAAAGTTTTGTGATTCCATAAACTTTGGCAGTGACGATGAAGGAAgacttgaaaagataaataaaggaaaagcacAATATTCAAATTGTCAGAAGGAGAACAGGGATAACTGCAGCAAAGAAATGCTGAAACAGAAGTCCCCCAAATCAGAGGGTTTTGTTTATTGTAAGTCTTTACTGGGAAGTAAAAAATCTGAGGAAAAACATGGCCAGAATAACTCCAATATTAACACAATAAAGcatgacattaaaaaaagtttaaacaCTTGTTCCGATAATATGAAAATCTCTCATTCTGAAGAACACTCCTTGGAACTCAAGTGTCCAAGCACCCCAAAGCCAGGAAAAAGTGAAGGTGGTGTCATCGAGGATGCCCAGACATCCCAGCATGCAGCTTTGAAGCCGGAACGCAGCTTTGAGATTCTTACTGAACAGCAAGCATCTAGCCTTACTTTTAATTTAGTGAGTGATGCACAGATGggggaaatatttaaaagtttgctGCAAGATTCTGATCTTTTGGACAGCAGTGTTAACTGTAATGAAAAAAGTGAGTGGGAGTTAAAGACTCCAGAAAAACAGCTGTTAGAGAGTCTCAAATGTGAATCTATGCCAGCTTGTACAACGGAAGAGCTAGTTGCAGGGGAGGGTTCTCCATGTCCTAAAATGATTAGTGATGATAACTGGTCGTTATTGTCCTCTGAGAAAGGTCCATCTCTGTCTTCAGGACTTGCGTTGCCAGTTCATCCTGATGTGTTGGATGAAAGTTGTATGTTTGAAGTGTCGACTAACATAGCTTCAAGTAAAGATCATGTATGTAATTCAGAAAAGAGTAAGCCCTATATATCTTCCATCCTTCTTGAAGATCTAGCGGTCTCTTTAACAGTACCATCACCTCTCAAGTCAGATGGTCACCTCAGTTTCTTAAAGCCTGAAGTTTTGTCTAGTTCAACCCCTGAGGAAGTGATTAGTGCCCATTTTAGTGAAGATGCTTTACTTGAGGAAGAGGATGCATCGGAACAAGATATTCATTTAGCTCTGGAGTCTGATAATTCAAGCAGTAAATCAAGTTGTTCTTCATCATGGACAAACTGGTCTGTTGTTCCTGGCTTTCAGTACCATCCTGATCTACCCATGCATGCTGTCATAATGGAAAAGTCCAACGACCATTTCGTTGTGAAAATACGGCGTACAGCAGCATCTACCCCCCCTGGTCTGAAACAGAATATGGTGGCTGATGAAGCATTGGCATCGTTGCCCAGAGTGGGAAAGGAAACTGATGAAGCAGCAGAGAAAGAATGTAGTCCATGTCAGAATGGAGCTTTTAAGGCTGTGGAATTGAACAATTCCAACAAAAATGTTGGTGGCAGTGAATTAGCTCATGAAGAGGAGGACTGTATGATACAAACACAGGTTCCCGATATATATGAATTTCTTAAAGATGCATCAGATAAAGTGGGTCATAGTAATGAAGTGGCTGCTGAATGTTTCGAGTTGCACCAAGTATGGGAACCAAAAGTGCCTGGAAACATTGAAGAATTGCCTCCAGTGGAAGAAATTCCACATTCTGTTGAGGATCATCTTTCAAATACATACATAGACCTCACAAAAGGTCCAGTCACTGAGACCAAAAATTTGGGGGAATTCGTAGAAGTAACAGTTTTAAATATTGATCAGTTGGAATGTTCCAGTGGCAATTTGGATCAAAACGTTCAAATACTAGACCCTATGCAGCCTGATAATGTAGGTGCTTTTATTGATTTGACAGAAGATGTTTCCAGTGAGAGTAAAACTGAAGGTGATCCTCCTGCTTTAGCTGTTGAACACTTGGAATGTCAGGTGATATGTGTAGATGAAGATAACTGTAAGGAAGAAACGGTGCAAGAGGCAAGCAGGCCTTTGGAATGCGTTGTTGAGGAAGCCTATATTGATTTGACCTCGGAATCTCCCAGTTCATACGAAGAAAAAAAGGATGATTTAAAACCAGAGTCACCGTCAAATTCTGATAATTCAGTGTTGCTTGGGGCTTCGGATAATgctcacaaaaagagaaaaagcttttCTGATCTAAATGATTCtcagaaaaaacagagaaaggaaacagactTAACCAGTAGGGAAAAGACCAAGCAAAGTACTCAAGATTCTGGTGAGAATGGTGAAGCTCACCAAAGGAAGGCCAGTAAGAGGAAGGCCCCTGCAGTGACCAAAGTCTCCTCATCGTTAAAGGGCAGCCCAGGGATTAAGGATCCACCAGAAACACCTGCCACTTCTACAAGCCTTTCTGCAAAGAACATTattaaaaagaagggagaaattaTAGTTTCCTGGACAAG aaatGATGACCGAGAAATTTTactggagtgtcagaaaaaagggccatcattgaaaacattttcttatttagcTGCCAAGTTGAATAAAAATTCCAATCAG gtcTCAGAAAGATTCCAGCAGCTAATGAAGCTCTTTGAAAAGTCAAAATGCAG ATAA
- the CASP8AP2 gene encoding CASP8-associated protein 2 isoform X4 — MDDCSKTDHRAKSDVSKGVHHSTSLPNLEKEGKSHSEKKSTLHLPTTVEKHCTNGSWSRTHYPVSEGSAKEDNRRGRKDIRHSQYSRGTDRIRKDLNTSGGDGEPRNTEAGQRLQGRTEKYGKGEPKAESKNSKFKSNTDLDYKSEHISSSWEKEISRERSHSRVESQTDKKLERQSERLQSTNRKELKSQDKEERKVDQTPKSVVKDQDHWRRSERASLPHSKNEITKSSYNCSKYHLEERRGREECKRDRGVSNHSFQEGRCPSSLSTSRTHKYLDSREVDAVHQWENTPLKAERHRTEDKRIRERESKEENRHMRNEKRTPIEHFQKTNKETKKTISDLKRQNEPKNDKGDVSNNDVSEGVDNKELAVKAESGPNETKKKDLKLSFMEKLNLTLSPAKKQPVSQDNQHKITNTPKSSGIGDLESLVQTETVTCVPSVRGHITEDNKSEVLEPKDVLTAPSESRTSIPERKIEEENCLFVKSVENASHCVMPVPICDAETSFPAPVEMEQTESLLPSTEMEQIINGAAVPVAVDILQTSVSQNFDLELDNKRNDLSSCSISEGREMKEAFSTEVAKSNDSILQPSIEEAGSLPVVLSEDVNPKFEPSLVDTPRVEGKFCHLESCLPKETLESSLPHTELMDHRMEIGETNSVCHDDENSVLSIDLNHLRPIPEAISPLNSPLRPIAKVIRLESPSRIPLYNNSHKDVFPPNSAHSTSKSPSNLNKENQKPVHKSDKFSVTDSHKNLSSDELEEGEIKSDSEKSKPQKSYEKSAKPKASTEVRNTKIRKSTVHLHKDSGKTSLKIHQTESKWNKRQSESSRSSKTEKKNKTVSTSSLEKIVPIASAPSSIREVMHMLRMIRKHVRKNYMKFKVKFSLIQFHRIIESAVLSLTSLIKHLDLSKISKSVTTLQKNLCDVIESKLKQVKKNGIVDRLFEQQLPGMKKKLWKFVDEQLDYLFAKLKKILRKFCDSINFGSDDEGRLEKINKGKAQYSNCQKENRDNCSKEMLKQKSPKSEGFVYCKSLLGSKKSEEKHGQNNSNINTIKHDIKKSLNTCSDNMKISHSEEHSLELKCPSTPKPGKSEGGVIEDAQTSQHAALKPERSFEILTEQQASSLTFNLVSDAQMGEIFKSLLQDSDLLDSSVNCNEKSEWELKTPEKQLLESLKCESMPACTTEELVAGEGSPCPKMISDDNWSLLSSEKGPSLSSGLALPVHPDVLDESCMFEVSTNIASSKDHVCNSEKSKPYISSILLEDLAVSLTVPSPLKSDGHLSFLKPEVLSSSTPEEVISAHFSEDALLEEEDASEQDIHLALESDNSSSKSSCSSSWTNWSVVPGFQYHPDLPMHAVIMEKSNDHFVVKIRRTAASTPPGLKQNMVADEALASLPRVGKETDEAAEKECSPCQNGAFKAVELNNSNKNVGGSELAHEEEDCMIQTQVPDIYEFLKDASDKVGHSNEVAAECFELHQVWEPKVPGNIEELPPVEEIPHSVEDHLSNTYIDLTKGPVTETKNLGEFVEVTVLNIDQLECSSGNLDQNVQILDPMQPDNVGAFIDLTEDVSSESKTEGDPPALAVEHLECQVICVDEDNCKEETVQEASRPLECVVEEAYIDLTSESPSSYEEKKDDLKPESPSNSDNSVLLGASDNAHKKRKSFSDLNDSQKKQRKETDLTSREKTKQSTQDSGENGEAHQRKASKRKAPAVTKVSSSLKGSPGIKDPPETPATSTSLSAKNIIKKKGEIIVSWTRNDDREILLECQKKGPSLKTFSYLAAKLNKNSNQVSERFQQLMKLFEKSKCR, encoded by the exons ATGGATGATTGCTCAAAGACTGATCACAGAGCAAAAAGTGATGTTTCTAAAGGTGTACATCATAGCACTTCACTGCCAAAccttgaaaaggaagggaaatcACATTCTGAGAAAAAAAGTACTTTGCATTTGCCTACAACTGTTGAAAAACACTGCACCAATGGCAGTTGGTCACGTACCCATTATCCAGTTAGTGAGGGCAGCGCAAAGGAGGATAATAGACGAGGGAGAAAAGATATTAGACATAGTCAGTATAGCAGGGGAACTGACAGAATACGAAAAGACTTAAATACTAGCGGTGGTGATGGTGAACCGAGGAACACGGAGGCTGGTCAAAGGCTTCAGGGACGAACTGAGAAATATGGTAAAGGTGAACCAAAGGCTGAAAGCAAAAATTCAAAGTTTAAAAGTAACACAGATTTGGATTATAAAAGTGAACACATTAGTTCTTCTTGGGAAAAAGAGATCTCTAGAGAAAGGTCACACAGTCGAGTAGAATCTCAAACTGACAAAAAACTAGAAAGACAAAGTGAAAGATTACAAAGtacaaatagaaaagaacttaaatcacaagacaaagaagagagaaaagttgATCAAACACCTAAATCAGTAGTAAAAGACCAGGATCATTGGAGAAGATCTGAACGAGCATCACTTCCTCATTCTAAGAACGAAATAACAAAATCTTCTTACAATTGCAGTAAATACCATctagaagagagaagaggaagggaagagtgTAAAAGAGACAGGGGTGTAAGTAATCATAGTTTTCAAGAAGGAAGGTGTCCATCCTCTCTTTCAACAAGTAGAACTCACAAATACTTGGACTCCAGGGAAGTTGATGCTGTGCACCAATGGGAAAATACACCTTTAAAAGCAGAAAGGCATAGAACTGAAGATAAGAGGATAAGAGAACgagaaagcaaagaagaaaataggcatatgagaaatgaaaaaagaacacCTATAGAACATTTTCAGAAGACTaacaaagaaactaagaaaaccatTTCTGATTTAAAGAGACAGAATGAGCCAAAAAATGATAAAGGTGATGTTTCTAATAATGATGTTTCTGAAGGAGTGGATAATAAAGAGCTTGCAGTTAAAGCAGAGAGTGgtccaaatgaaacaaaaaagaaagacttaAAGTTGAGTTTTATGGAAAAGTTGAACTTAACTCTTTCTCCTGCTAAAAAGCAACCTGTTTCTCAGGATAATCAACATAAAATAACCAATACTCCCAAATCCAGTGGCATAGGTGATTTGGAGTCCCTGGTGCAGACTGAAACAGTGACGTGTGTTCCTTCTGTCCGTGGACATATCACAGAGGATAATAAATCAGAAGTACTGGAACCAAAGGATGTGCTTACAGCACCATCTGAATCCAGGACCAGTAtcccagaaagaaaaatagaagaagaaaattgTTTGTTTGTTAAATCTGTTGAGAATGCTTCACATTGTGTCATGCCTGTGCCCATCTGTGATGCAGAGACTTCCTTTCCAGCACCTGTGGAAATGGAACAAACAGAATCTTTGTTGCCATCAACAGAAATGGAACAAATCATTAATGGTGCAGCAGTTCCTGTGGCAGTGGACATATTACAAACAAGTGTTTCTCAGAACTTTGACTTGGAATTGGATAACAAAAGAAATGATTTAAGTTCTTGTAGTATTTCTGAAGGTAGGGAAATGAAGGAGGCTTTTTCAACAGAAGTGGCCAAATCCAATGACAGCATTTTGCAGCCCTCAATTGAAGAAGCTGGAAGTTTACCAGTAGTCCTTTCAGAAGATGTCAACCCAAAATTTGAGCCTTCTCTTGTAGATACACCACGGGTTGAGGGTAAGTTTTGTCATTTGGAGTCTTGCTTACCTAAAGAGACTCTGGAATCTTCTCTTCCGCATACTGAGTTAATGGACCACAGGATGGAAATTGGTGAAACAAACTCAGTCTGTCATGATGATGAGAACTCAGTTCTGAGCATTGATCTTAATCACCTGAGACCTATTCCAGAAGCCATCAGTCCTCTGAATAGTCCACTGAGACCTATAGCAAAAGTTATTAGACTGGAAAGCCCATCTCGAATTCCATTATATAATAACAGTCATAAAG ATGTGTTTCCACCAAATTCAGCTCATTCTACCTCCAAGAGTCCGTCTAAtctcaataaagaaaatcaaaaacCAGTTCACAAATCTGACAAATTTTCAGTAACAGACTCCCATAAGAATTTATCTTCAGATGAATTAGAAGAGGGAGAAATTAAAAGTGACAGTGAAAAATCTAAACCACAAAAAAGTTATGAGAAAAGTGCCAAACCTAAAGCTTCTACTGAAGTGCGGAATACAAAAATTAGGAAAAGTACTGTGCATTTGCACAAAGACAGTGGAAAAACATCTCTAAAAATCCATCAGACTGAAAGCAAATGGAATAAAAGACAAAGTGAATCTAGCAgatcttccaaaacagaaaagaaaaataagacagtgAGCACCTCCAGCCTAGAAAAAATTGTTCCAATTGCTTCTGCACCCTCTTCTATACGAGAGGTTATGCATATGTTACGAATGATAAGAAAACATGTAaggaaaaattacatgaaattcaaagtaaaattttcatTAATACAATTTCATAGAATCATTGAGTCAGCAGTTTTGAGTCTTACATCACTAATTAAACACCTTGACTTATCCAAAATCTCTAAGTCAGTAACTACTTTGCAGAAGAATCTCTGTGATGTTATAGAATCCAAACTTAAGCAAGTTAAAAAGAATGGCATAGTAGATCGTTTATTTGAACAGCAACTACCaggtatgaaaaaaaaattgtggaaatTTGTAGATGAACAACTTGATTATTTGTTTGCTAAGCTTAAGAAAATCTTAAGAAAGTTTTGTGATTCCATAAACTTTGGCAGTGACGATGAAGGAAgacttgaaaagataaataaaggaaaagcacAATATTCAAATTGTCAGAAGGAGAACAGGGATAACTGCAGCAAAGAAATGCTGAAACAGAAGTCCCCCAAATCAGAGGGTTTTGTTTATTGTAAGTCTTTACTGGGAAGTAAAAAATCTGAGGAAAAACATGGCCAGAATAACTCCAATATTAACACAATAAAGcatgacattaaaaaaagtttaaacaCTTGTTCCGATAATATGAAAATCTCTCATTCTGAAGAACACTCCTTGGAACTCAAGTGTCCAAGCACCCCAAAGCCAGGAAAAAGTGAAGGTGGTGTCATCGAGGATGCCCAGACATCCCAGCATGCAGCTTTGAAGCCGGAACGCAGCTTTGAGATTCTTACTGAACAGCAAGCATCTAGCCTTACTTTTAATTTAGTGAGTGATGCACAGATGggggaaatatttaaaagtttgctGCAAGATTCTGATCTTTTGGACAGCAGTGTTAACTGTAATGAAAAAAGTGAGTGGGAGTTAAAGACTCCAGAAAAACAGCTGTTAGAGAGTCTCAAATGTGAATCTATGCCAGCTTGTACAACGGAAGAGCTAGTTGCAGGGGAGGGTTCTCCATGTCCTAAAATGATTAGTGATGATAACTGGTCGTTATTGTCCTCTGAGAAAGGTCCATCTCTGTCTTCAGGACTTGCGTTGCCAGTTCATCCTGATGTGTTGGATGAAAGTTGTATGTTTGAAGTGTCGACTAACATAGCTTCAAGTAAAGATCATGTATGTAATTCAGAAAAGAGTAAGCCCTATATATCTTCCATCCTTCTTGAAGATCTAGCGGTCTCTTTAACAGTACCATCACCTCTCAAGTCAGATGGTCACCTCAGTTTCTTAAAGCCTGAAGTTTTGTCTAGTTCAACCCCTGAGGAAGTGATTAGTGCCCATTTTAGTGAAGATGCTTTACTTGAGGAAGAGGATGCATCGGAACAAGATATTCATTTAGCTCTGGAGTCTGATAATTCAAGCAGTAAATCAAGTTGTTCTTCATCATGGACAAACTGGTCTGTTGTTCCTGGCTTTCAGTACCATCCTGATCTACCCATGCATGCTGTCATAATGGAAAAGTCCAACGACCATTTCGTTGTGAAAATACGGCGTACAGCAGCATCTACCCCCCCTGGTCTGAAACAGAATATGGTGGCTGATGAAGCATTGGCATCGTTGCCCAGAGTGGGAAAGGAAACTGATGAAGCAGCAGAGAAAGAATGTAGTCCATGTCAGAATGGAGCTTTTAAGGCTGTGGAATTGAACAATTCCAACAAAAATGTTGGTGGCAGTGAATTAGCTCATGAAGAGGAGGACTGTATGATACAAACACAGGTTCCCGATATATATGAATTTCTTAAAGATGCATCAGATAAAGTGGGTCATAGTAATGAAGTGGCTGCTGAATGTTTCGAGTTGCACCAAGTATGGGAACCAAAAGTGCCTGGAAACATTGAAGAATTGCCTCCAGTGGAAGAAATTCCACATTCTGTTGAGGATCATCTTTCAAATACATACATAGACCTCACAAAAGGTCCAGTCACTGAGACCAAAAATTTGGGGGAATTCGTAGAAGTAACAGTTTTAAATATTGATCAGTTGGAATGTTCCAGTGGCAATTTGGATCAAAACGTTCAAATACTAGACCCTATGCAGCCTGATAATGTAGGTGCTTTTATTGATTTGACAGAAGATGTTTCCAGTGAGAGTAAAACTGAAGGTGATCCTCCTGCTTTAGCTGTTGAACACTTGGAATGTCAGGTGATATGTGTAGATGAAGATAACTGTAAGGAAGAAACGGTGCAAGAGGCAAGCAGGCCTTTGGAATGCGTTGTTGAGGAAGCCTATATTGATTTGACCTCGGAATCTCCCAGTTCATACGAAGAAAAAAAGGATGATTTAAAACCAGAGTCACCGTCAAATTCTGATAATTCAGTGTTGCTTGGGGCTTCGGATAATgctcacaaaaagagaaaaagcttttCTGATCTAAATGATTCtcagaaaaaacagagaaaggaaacagactTAACCAGTAGGGAAAAGACCAAGCAAAGTACTCAAGATTCTGGTGAGAATGGTGAAGCTCACCAAAGGAAGGCCAGTAAGAGGAAGGCCCCTGCAGTGACCAAAGTCTCCTCATCGTTAAAGGGCAGCCCAGGGATTAAGGATCCACCAGAAACACCTGCCACTTCTACAAGCCTTTCTGCAAAGAACATTattaaaaagaagggagaaattaTAGTTTCCTGGACAAG aaatGATGACCGAGAAATTTTactggagtgtcagaaaaaagggccatcattgaaaacattttcttatttagcTGCCAAGTTGAATAAAAATTCCAATCAG gtcTCAGAAAGATTCCAGCAGCTAATGAAGCTCTTTGAAAAGTCAAAATGCAG ATAA